In Arvicola amphibius chromosome 13, mArvAmp1.2, whole genome shotgun sequence, a genomic segment contains:
- the Acod1 gene encoding cis-aconitate decarboxylase, translating into MMLKSVTESFASMIHGLKVDHLTDGVIQRSKRMILDSLGVGFLGTGTEVFHKVTQYSKIYSSNTSSTVWGRPDFRLPPTYAAFVNGVAVHSMDFDDTWHPATHPSGAVLPVLTALSEALPQTPKFSGLDLLLAFNVGIEVQGRLMHFSKEAKDIPKRFHPPSVVGTLGSAAAASKFLGLSLTKCREALAIAVSHAGAPIANAATQTKPLHIGNAAKHGMEATFLAMLGLQGNKRILDLGSGFGAFYANYSPKDLPSLGSHIWLLDEQDVAFKSFPAHLATHWVADAAAAVRKHLVISEGVLLPADRIERIVLRIPDVQYVNRPFPDSEHEARHSFQYVACAMLLDGSVTVSSFCSEQINRPQVRELLQKVVLEHPPDNLPSFNTLYCEISVTLRDGAAFTARSDTFYGHWRKPLSQEDLQKKFRANASRMLPKDTVESLIKVVESLEDLDDCSVLTSLLKGPSVQEEDSKLAHIFSFPHTTSRLTNV; encoded by the exons ATGATGCTCAAG TCTGTCACAGAGAGCTTTGCCAGCATGATTCACGGCTTGAAGGTGGACCACCTGACGGATGGTGTCATTCAGAGGAGCAAGAGGATGATTCTGGATTCTCTGGGTGTTGGTTTCCTGGGAACAGGCACAGAAGTGTTCCACAAAGTCACACAATATAGTAAA ATCTACAGTTCCAACACCTCCAGCACCGTTTGGGGTCGACCAGACTTCAGGCTCCCACCCACATATGCTGCTTTTGTGAACGGCGTCGCT GTTCACTCCATGGATTTTGATGACACATGGCACCCAGCCACCCACCCTTCTGGGGCAGTCCTGCCAGTCCTCACAGCTCTATCAGAAGCCCTGCCTCAGACTCCAAAATTTTCTGGCCTTGACCTGCTGCTGGCATTTAATGTTGGTATTGAAGTACAAGGACGGTTAATGCACTTCTCCAAGGAAGCCAAGGACATCCCAAAGAG GTTCCATCCTCCCTCTGTGGTGGGGACTTTGGGAAGTGCCGCTGCTGCATCCAAATTTTTAGGACTCAGCTTGACAAAGTGTCGAGAGGCCCTGGCTATTGCTGTTTCACATGCTGGGGCACCCATAGCCAACGCTGCCACTCAGACCAAGCCCCTTCACATCGGTAACGCAGCCAAGCATGGGATGGAAGCCACATTTCTAGCGATGCTGGGTCTCCAAGGAAACAAGCGGATCTTGGACCTGGGGTCAGGGTTTGGGGCCTTCTATGCCAACTACTCCCCCAAAGACCTTCCAAGCCTGGGTTCTCACATCTGGCTGCTGGATGAGCAGGACGTGGCCTTCAAGAGCTTCCCAGCACATCTGGCTACCCACTGGGTGGCAGACGCAGCTGCAGCTGTGAGAAAGCACCTTGTGATTTCGGAAGGagtcctgcttcctgctgaccgCATCGAGAGGATTGTGCTCAGGATCCCCGATGTCCAGTATGTAAACAGGCCCTTCCCAGACTCAGAGCATGAAGCTCGTCATTCCTTCCAGTACGTGGCCTGTGCCATGCTGCTCGATGGTAGCGTCACCGTCTCGTCCTTCTGCAGTGAGCAAATCAACAGGCCACAGGTGAGAGAGTTGCTCCAAAAAGTGGTTTTGGAACATCCCCCTGACAACCTGCCAAGCTTTAACACACTGTACTGTGAGATAAGCGTCACCCTGAGGGATGGAGCCGCCTTCACCGCGCGCTCTGATACCTTCTACGGTCACTGGAGGAAACCACTGAGCCAGGAGGACCTGCAGAAGAAGTTCCGAGCCAATGCCTCCAGGATGCTGCCCAAGGACACGGTGGAGAGCCTTATAAAGGTGGTAGAAAGCCTCGAGGACCTGGACGACTGTTCCGTGTTGACCTCGCTTCTGAAAGGACCCTCTGTCCAAGAGGAGGACTCAAAACTAGCCCACATATTCTCCTTCCCGCATACAACGTCTAGGCTTACCAATGTCTAA